The sequence below is a genomic window from Humulus lupulus chromosome 3, drHumLupu1.1, whole genome shotgun sequence.
ATACTGCAAGTTTGTAACAAAATGGTTCATCTCATCCCAAAGAACTTGGCATCGCCTCAAAGTTGACAGCAGCTGCATGTTAACCGTATGCTGCAGCTTATTGAAGGAATTGGAAGTGATACAATTTGGTTTCATAGTCTTCCAAGTTCCAATAAGAGCATGTTCTACTCGTCGAAGCTTCCATAGGAAATTAAATATTCTTAAATACTTCGCCATGACAGACTCAGTAAATATAGTATCTAAAGGAACTCTTGCATCATATTCTAATGAAAACACATCCCATCCCCTATCTCCCATTCCATGAGGCATCATCTTTACCCTCAACCTATCCAATATATCAGGATCGTCATATTGAGCATTAGATGCACGGATTGCAGTTTCCAGCAACCCAGCAAGCTGGAAAGAGCTAATTGTGTTAGCTGGCTCAGAGAGTTCAGGTCCAACTATATCCATCAAGTACTGAACAAAATCACCTTGTCCAAGAAGTAAATACCGCTTTATAGCAAGGCAATGCTCTTTAAACTTATAACGGTTGTACATAACATCCAACAAATGCTTATCAATCCTCTTTGCTGCTTCGTCAACTAAGGATTCAAGAGCATCAGTTTCACCATATCCAAGACcccctcttcttgttgaggtcCCAGCAGCGGCTGCAGCTTCAGTTGCAGCTTCAGCCCAGAAACGATCATCACAACAGACACGAAGAAAATTAATAGACTTTCCAGTCCTTAAAATGCGTTGTGCAAGAGACTGTGGGATGAAAGAAGGAAGCATTCCTGCGTGGAGCATGTAACCTTCCCTCCAAAGGGACTCAGCTTTTACTGGCTGACCTACAACAAAGAATTCTGCAAAAATATCCTCCAGTTCCCCTTCCAAAACCCAGCTCCTCACCATTTCGAAAAGTGGAGAGCAAACCCGCCTGAGCAAACGCCTCATGAACTCCTGCACCATTGGATCACCATGCTGCGCATGCAAGTGAATAGCCCCAGCCATTGCCCCACCTTTCAGAACCTTGCACTTGTCCACTAAAACAGCCATTAACCTCATTTTCACCATTGGCTCAGCAAACCAAACTGATAATCTCCTTAAAGAGAGATAATTCCCTGAAGCAGCCGAATCCGAAACCAAAGGAATCGGATTCATCGACTGTGACTCAAGTACTGCCAACAACTTATAGTAGTCTGAAAGCTGGTCTTGCAATGCAGCACAAAAGGCCTGCCCAACTGTTCCCACATCTTCAGCCGGAAACCGATCCATACTCTCTTGAATATACCCTTTTACCTTCCTAAACAACCACCCTAATTCACAAAGCTTTCGAACCATTATCCGACTAGCTCTGGGAACCTTTATCGAATCCAATAAAACATACCCATCAGAATTGGTATCAAGCTTCACATAACTCCCATCAATTCCTTGACAAGCATAAAGCACATCTCTCACCAAAACTTCTTCGGAAATCTCATTTTCTTCTTTCAACAAATTCGCAAACTCCCTAAACGCAATCTCTCTCAGATTCTCCGGGTCTTTGGAGACCAACAAAACCCCATTATTCCAACCCTTCTCCTTGCTGCCTCTTCTACGGGAAACCCTTAAATCGTTACCCAATTCGGTATCGTTAAACGCAAGATTGGGCAGTAAAACCGACGAAGAATCCAACTGGGTCGTCGTGTTCTTCCGATCCTTGGATATAATATCAAGCAAATGAAGAACTGCCCACTTGTTATTAACGCTTCCTGGCCCGGTTTTGGATTCGAATTTGATGTAAAGCTCGGAAAAAGTGAGGGCCTGGGAAGACTTACCTTGATTAGCGAATCGGCGCTTGATGGACTCAGCAATGGCAGCCGAGTCGGGAGCAATGGAGGGCCTCAATCGAGCGGAGAGTATTCGAACGGCATAACGGAGATACTTCTGGAAAGTGGGTGAGCTAGAGGTGAGTTGTTGAGAACCGGAGATGGGGTTTCGGGAAAGTAGACGAAGAACGAGCTCTTTGATCAGATCTGCTACCTTCTGCTGATCTTCTTCTTCCATTGTGTTCAGTGGGGTTTAAAGGAGTGAGTCGAGTTTTGAAGATTTTAAAAAATTTGGAAGAAGAAGAGTGAGTAAGGGAGTCTGGGAGTGAGCGAGTGAGTGTTTGAGGGTCCGTTGTTGGTGTGTGCCAAAATGAAAATGGgcgagttttttattttttatctctGGAACTGGAACTGAAAAAAGATATATGAGTACGAGATTTTGGTTTAAAAAGCttaaaacttgttttttttttctttcaaaaatatttatttatggtttatttgTTAGTTATTTGTGTGTTTAATCCTTTTtctttttggaaaattaatttatTTCTGTTAAAAAAAACTCATGAGAATAGTATGTCTCTATTACAATTTTTTAGctcttaattaaattttttatttgagtcaataattttatttttaaatataaaagttaaaaaaattacatattatgcatttttcaaatttttataggttttaattttattcatttttttctattatttgaataatttttagTTCTACTTTTTAacattaaaaattttaaataaattatttttattattttaattaaatttataatttttttagttcTTAAAATTAGTTTGTTTTCTTTtactttataatttatttatttattttaataatgtttAATTATACTATTTAATAATGTCTAGCACATGGTTTTTTAACAAATTTGTTAaggctttttttttaaaatacaaatttGTTGAGTTTAAAGACGTATTTGCATCAAAATGGAAAgttactgttatccccaaaaatggagattgatgacgtggcaatagaggtgacaaatggcagtacatggtccgtaaaagacacattaaatagtcaataaatacattgactcatcagagttgtgataaagtgacccggtagactgatgaagagttttgactgctggAGAGTGTCACGTCCAAGCCAAGTACATCCGAGGAGTAGTCCAAgtgcccggtcggaccttggtccgatgaAAGGCCAAGGTGAGGTcggaccttggtctgaggagagccaaagggaccttggtccgaggagagccaaagggaccttggtccaaggaaagcccaagggaccttggtccgaggagaacccaagagagtggtccgaggagagccaaagggaccttggtccgaggagagcccaagggaccttggtccgaggagaacccaagagagtggtccgaggagagcccaaggtggggtggtcggatcttggtccgaagagaggagagtgccatgttagaggagaaacatggcatgctaggggagagtgccatgttagaggagaaacatggcatgctaggggagagtgccatgttagaggagaaacatggcatgctagaggagagtgccatgttagaggagagatatggcatgctagaggagagtgccatgttagagaagaggagtgcatgtcctaccagcaaatgcatgtcctaccagcaattGTACGTCCTACCAGCAAgcgcatgtcctaccagcacttgcatatgtcaaGCATGCATGTATCCGACCAGCTCTTGCATGAATGGttagtaggagatatgggtcgaccacatagagaggactaagtcaagattcccagaaacggcttcaacaagaaccggtcttggcacgtgcgggaatctctcattcttcccacaaattgggggttttgttacattttaaatgttttttgtaatttaaatataataaatataataaaatatccctattctaggggatatcagatataTGATCCTAAGCATATAAATAtgtggcttatgggattagaaatgggcttcttcttctttttagactttttgggaaaatttgggtctgagtattctagagagagaaagtgctggtatttgaaagaattcttgtatttttgcaatctgtactgaagaaactcagttggctcagtccatctgatcttgagtacagatctataatcacaactctaagtggattaggctattaccgactgatcggggctgaaccactataaaaatcttgtgtgttatttacttttcttaatAAAACTGTctatgtcgtttaaattctcttgaaggtttatcgtttttgacgttctcacgtcgttggctaaaaacacggTTAACAGTTAccaacttgtaaaaaaaaatgacaaatttaCTAAGACATATGTTGaacgaaaaaaataataaaaaaaatataataatatatattattaaatgtattattataaaaaatggtATAGTCAAATTAGTGGAGATGAATATTTCTACTTTTCTCTCCACCTTCCCACGTTCCACTCTCACCACTCTTCACATAACGTAAAATAGAGTTTATAAAATGGGAAGTAAATCAGAcaaagaaagagaaaaaggaagaagaagaaaactctGTGAAAATTACAAGAGAGAAACTAAGAAAAAAATACTAAGTGTTAAGATTTTCATCTTCAAGAATTCTACAAAGTAAGTACTAGGGCTTGCCCCTATTATTTTTTCTTGGTATTTCAAACATATTTTCTTCTCCACTGATTTTCTTCTTTTGTCTTTGATCCACTTAGACCTAGGTTATATAGGCCTACAAAAGGTCTGCAAAAGTGAGATATAACCAAAGGGAAAAGAAGAAATCTTGATTTCTCTATGTTGTTATGCTGTCTAATTTCTCCCAAAATATTTCTCCCAAAATCAAAGATGATTCTCTATTATTCATGGTCCACTTTGACCTAGGCTTTGTAAGCAACAAAAGGTTTCCAAAAAGTGAGATATAGTCATGGATAatatgataaatcataaaattcacatTTGATTATACTGTCAAAATTttcttaaaatataaattttactaAAGATTAACATCATAAAAGAAAAAATCAAAACTTGCTAAAATCCAATACCCCAAAAGAAATGTACTCttgctaaaaaaaaaagaaggaaagaaagagacATATTTAATATGCCGAATATGCAGAAACATCACTGAAGGCATATTTATGTTTACACAGCAAAGCTTAATCTTATGAAGAAGAATTAAAGTCATGCTAAGTCAACATAATGATATTAATGGTTTACTGACagaataaagtttttttttcaacaaacATATAAAAGTTTgtacacatatatatgtatttagCAAAGGATAACATGGGCTAAAAAAAATGGGTCATGAAATGCTACCATAAAGCTAAATATAAATGCTTAGAAATTCGTTTTGAGAAATCTAATTATTCTATTAATCTTCAACTCTTACTATATGTATATgcatatattttcaaataaaaatattgaTGATCAATATATGAATATAGCCAAAGAAAATATGGCTAATCATCTGCGCAAAATATATGCGGATaagatatatgatatatatatatgtatatatataagatCAAATCAAAATGAATAGAATATTTCGGGTCTTACAATATTGGAGACTGTTTACAGTCTAAAGCCTAATTTTTGAAAGTAAAAGTCTACCAATAAGGTTAAGATTCTTTTGTGTATGCAGTTTTTAATGGCAAGTTCACAGTGTAATCTCCTACTAAATTTATTATTTGGAGATTTCAAAAACTCAtactcatatacatatatatcatatatatataaacgaaAATTTTGGTTAccaaaactgaaaaagaaaacTTTGTTGAAGATGACTCCTTAAATTAAGAAATATATGGCAGTTGAAGATGGATAATTGCTACAAATAAACCTTCGTCGTCTCCTAAAGAAAGATATATAAGAGATTAAAACTATAAAATTGTTTATGATATAAACAGTCAAGGAGAACAAATATACATACCCAAATATATGCTtcattttcttctcaaaattaaacAATGTCTCTCTTTTGAGAACTTTGAAGAATGCATTATGTTGAGTATGGTAGAAGGTTTAAATAGACAAAAGATGATATCGTAattatatttcaaattcaaattcaaactgaattttagaatataaaataatgatattatcttataaatatctataTCAGATTTTATCACAAATGTTAAATTCAAATCtctaaaattaaatttgaattttagtatatagatattatctgatattaaatttaattattcacTACCAAATTTTTGGAATAATTAAATTAACAGATTCTAGAATCtgtcaaaattagttttgatctctttattttataaaaacaattttctataaataaagatttcaacataaaacaaaattctaaaatcatatcaaatgaTAAAAAGAATTTTAAACAAGAGGTCTTTTACCTAAAATTTTTCAAAACATCACAAAAGATTGCTTTGAACTACGTTTAACTTTATTCCTGCAAAGGATACGTAGGCAACTTAGTTATTAAAACTAAGTGCAGTCACATGAACCAcaaattcccaaaattctcagATATCAAACACAATACTCAAAATTCCATAAAAGGTCATTCACTTCGGAATTTTTCATAACTTCTAAAACATTAAATGATTCCATGATATGGTCATCTACCAGAATTTCATAAATTTCTAAAAATACCATGAATTCCTATGAATGGTCATTTACCGAAATTCCTCCACTCATTTCCCAAAATATCTATCTAGAACTACAAGTGACTTGATCCTTCATAAAAAAAGGTATGTAGGCAGCTCAGTCAGTCAAATTTATTGAGTGCAGTCGCAATTCCAAATTCCTCAAAATTTTCCCAAAATTATACATGTACTTAATATCATCATAATTGGAATCAAAATgttttcctttaaataaaaagGGTAGTAATTAAGAGGTTATTCTTATAATCTTGGATGGGTTGAACTTAAATTAATAAACTCTTATGCTATAAAATTGGCATAGGTGAAATTGTGTTTGGCATTAATTTTAATAtgtaaaatttgaaatttttgtcTACATGATTTTTGGCACGCTCGGTGGGACCcattctccttttcatctccaaatATGATGATTttacaaaatcaaaattttagtgctaatatttttgtttatatcACAGGAGGAAAATGGCACCACAAGTTACAGTTTACTTCCATCGGTTACCAACTGTCGGCACTAACAATGGACAGAAGCCGAGGAAGAATCAGATTTTGGCCTCATTCTCTATTGGCAGGGTGCCTATCACTTACAGTGTACCCAAACCAATGTTGAACTTGAAAACCACCACAGAAGCTCGGGAAGCCTTTAAAGGCAAGGTTACTAGAGGCACCACCAAAACTCAGGAAGCCTTGAAAGGCAAGGCAGCTAAAGGTTTCAAAAAGAGGCAAAATCGCTCCATCAAAAGAAACAACACCAAAATTGCGAAAGCTTCTGCACCATTTCTTTCTGAGGTAGTCAAATCTACCAAAGAAAAATCACTACCAATCAGGGGTTACTCAGTTAACCATCAAAGGGAAGTGAATCAACAATCTGTTCAGATTATGATCAGTTCTATCCCTATCAACTTGCCCATAGTGGCGTCTGTGATGGTCACTTCGGTCGTGGATGAAGAAATTGCACCAACTCCCCAAACTTTAAGGATCACCAAGGCAACAACATCCTCATCTACACCAAGTACTcccaaaacatcaaagttagtaAAAGGTGACTCTATTATGCCTAAAGTTGGAATACTGGCAAAATCTGCACAGTCAGAAATTCTAACAAAAAGCTCATAAAGTCATCAAAGACAGCAACAACCACTCGTGGAAGAGACTAGGCATCCGTTGGATCACCTGAAATTAGATGGAGGATTGAAGACACTTTCCTCTTTCCCAAAGAGGGCTAGAAGTTCACATTCACGATTCCCTAAAGAAAACCCTTGCTCGTTCTTCAACAAAAGAGAAGGATGGTTAACAACTCAGAAGGGACAAAGTGAGTGGGTATTTCTTCCGGGGTACCGGCCCACAAGAGTTCAACAAAATAGCGAGTCTACGCCCTACACGGGACCTATAACTCGTGCAAGAGCTCGTACTATAAGCAAAGCGGGTACTGAAACACCTTTAAAATCCTCGACTCAAGAAGTGGGAAGTTGTATGTCAgaagcgtccatgaatgatacTTATTTCAGTAATCAAGAAAAGGTGATTCCCAATAAGCTCATTTCCCAATTTGAAGCACTAACAATCGGTAATGATAAAAATATGCCAGTATTAGTAACTGGGGCAATGAGTCCAGTAGAGGAAGTGCAAGAGCTTCACAAGCAATTAGCAGAAAGAGACGAGGAAGTTGTTTGACTTTCTACACAATTAGCACAACAAGCTAATGTTAATGCATCAAAACAAAAAGAGGTTGAAGTTGGgaaaaattcttcatcctcaataCCTCAGCCAGCCAGTATGCAACATCCGCCAATCAGTGTACAATCATCACCAGCTGGCGCGCAACCATCATCAGATCTAAAAACTTGGATCATGGAAAGAATTCGAGAGTACCAGGCTGCAACAAGCATGCTTATCCTTGGATACCACAAACCTTATCCGGCCTATTATGATCAAATTTCGTTTCCAACAAACTACATCAGacaaaaatttgaaaagtttGATGGAATCGAAGGGTCTCCCCATGAACATCTGGCATATTTCACCTCTGCGTGCGGTGAATCTGCTCAGTCAGATGCACTTTTGATCAGATAATTTGTGCAATCACTAAAGGGAGTAGCCTTTACATGGTATACCCAACTTCCACCAGGGTCCATAAATatctgggatgatatgcaaaaGGCCTTTTTAGCACAATTTGTCAGTTCAAGAAAGGCGATAAACATCCATGATCTGGTGGAAACCAAACAAAGGCCTAATAAAAATGTAAACGAATTCATTACAAGATGGAGAAGTCTCAATCTCCAATGTTCGGAAAGGCTATCGGAACAGGCTGCAGTTTCAATGTGTGCTAGGAACCTCAACCTCGAGGTGGCCACTTTCTTTGGCACAACAGAGCCTAAAACCTTTAATGAGCTAGTATCAAAAGCATGTAATGTGAAGATTCAAATTGCTCGACAAAAGGGCAGCTTACAAAAGTCCTACCCAAAAATTGACAACAAAAGGGCACCGAAGAAAGGGGAGTCAATGGCCACCTTTGTTAATGCTGACAATAATAAGGATAGGGGAAAACGCGAGAGCCACCAAAGAAGTTAACTctcaaagaaagaaaagaagtcaAATATTCATTTGATGATGAAGATGTTGAACAAATTTTTGATGAGTTAATAAATTCCAAAGCTATTAAGCTCCCTGAGCCTAAAAGACCTAATGAAGTCAACAAGATTAATGATCCAAATTATTGTTGATATCACAGAATTGCCAGCCATCCAATGAAGGACTGTTATGTCCTCAAAAACATTATTGAAGCCATGATTAAAAGGAAAGAGATTGAGATAGACTATTATTTTGCAAAAGCAACTTCAAATGCAACTTCATTAATTGAAAATGACCAACTATTACATAGAGATGTAATTTTTGTAGCATTTGAAGTTGATAAAGAAGTCACGATAGTTCAAGCTCATTCCGAGATGCCAAAGTTAGGAAATCCAAATATTCCTACTTTGTATGAACTTATGACGGAACCAAATCCGAAGTTGTGGGATGACTGGTCCGATAGTGAAGAAGAGTTAGAGAGTACGTGGCAGACGTGTACTCGAAGAAAATCTACTAAAGTTCAAGGTTCATCTTTAACAAAAAATATTTCCTCTGAAAGTTCTGGAGTCAAATTATGGGGCAAAGCGAGACCAAAGAAGAGCGACAAAAAGAAAAAGGCCAAAAAACAAAGGCATGTCCATAAAGATGATGAACAAGAGCAAAGAAGAAATTTCATAACTCTAGAAGAGTTCATGCCAGAGAAGCTTCGTAAAATGACTATCACTCATAATGAGGATGAAGTGTTGAGTTTTTGTATGGCTATACTTGCAGAAGAAAATCATAATTCTGCCTTATTGGAAAATGAAACTGAGGTAGATGAGATTACTTTGCAAGACATGCGCAGGAAAATCG
It includes:
- the LOC133823419 gene encoding gamma-tubulin complex component 3 yields the protein MEEEDQQKVADLIKELVLRLLSRNPISGSQQLTSSSPTFQKYLRYAVRILSARLRPSIAPDSAAIAESIKRRFANQGKSSQALTFSELYIKFESKTGPGSVNNKWAVLHLLDIISKDRKNTTTQLDSSSVLLPNLAFNDTELGNDLRVSRRRGSKEKGWNNGVLLVSKDPENLREIAFREFANLLKEENEISEEVLVRDVLYACQGIDGSYVKLDTNSDGYVLLDSIKVPRASRIMVRKLCELGWLFRKVKGYIQESMDRFPAEDVGTVGQAFCAALQDQLSDYYKLLAVLESQSMNPIPLVSDSAASGNYLSLRRLSVWFAEPMVKMRLMAVLVDKCKVLKGGAMAGAIHLHAQHGDPMVQEFMRRLLRRVCSPLFEMVRSWVLEGELEDIFAEFFVVGQPVKAESLWREGYMLHAGMLPSFIPQSLAQRILRTGKSINFLRVCCDDRFWAEAATEAAAAAGTSTRRGGLGYGETDALESLVDEAAKRIDKHLLDVMYNRYKFKEHCLAIKRYLLLGQGDFVQYLMDIVGPELSEPANTISSFQLAGLLETAIRASNAQYDDPDILDRLRVKMMPHGMGDRGWDVFSLEYDARVPLDTIFTESVMAKYLRIFNFLWKLRRVEHALIGTWKTMKPNCITSNSFNKLQHTVNMQLLSTLRRCQVLWDEMNHFVTNLQYYIMFEVLEVSWSTLSNEMEVAKDLDDLLAAHEKYLNSIVEKSLLGERSQTLYKSLFVLFDLILRFRSHADRLYEGIHELQARVESSLPSQDKNRSRKKTSDKSSEPGSWITDGRKALTQRASSVCFFLMFKCESSVDTKVHFYLLDLGLKGHSIHVWYLMF